One Ignavibacterium album JCM 16511 genomic region harbors:
- a CDS encoding thioredoxin family protein, with protein sequence MATDKLKIGSDAPDFNLKGVDGKLYSLNSFSDKKVLIVIFSCNHCPYVQAYEERIISIQKDFSDKGVQIIAINSNEDVNYPEDSYEEMIKRSRDKKYNFPYLRDETQEVAKAYGATHTPEIFLFDEQRKLRYHGKIDDNWKEPEKVKYNYLRDAIREVLESKEASIPETFSIGCTIKWKQSQD encoded by the coding sequence ATGGCAACTGATAAACTTAAAATTGGTTCTGATGCGCCGGATTTTAATCTTAAAGGTGTTGATGGAAAATTATATTCGCTAAATAGTTTTTCAGATAAAAAAGTTTTGATAGTTATTTTCAGTTGTAATCATTGTCCTTATGTACAGGCATACGAAGAACGAATTATTTCAATTCAGAAAGATTTTTCTGATAAAGGGGTTCAGATTATTGCAATAAATTCGAATGAAGATGTGAATTATCCTGAGGACTCATACGAAGAAATGATTAAAAGAAGCAGAGATAAAAAATATAATTTCCCTTACCTGCGGGACGAAACTCAGGAAGTTGCAAAAGCGTATGGAGCAACTCATACTCCTGAAATTTTTCTTTTTGATGAACAAAGAAAACTGCGTTATCACGGAAAAATTGATGATAACTGGAAAGAACCGGAAAAAGTAAAATATAATTATCTGCGTGATGCTATTCGTGAAGTGCTCGAAAGTAAAGAAGCTTCCATACCTGAAACTTTCTCTATCGGTTGCACGATTAAGTGGAAACAAAGTCAGGATTAG
- a CDS encoding M14 family zinc carboxypeptidase, whose translation MSQNYDFEQSLYYNYEFFKEQSLQNRFFKHSDIVKLISNLQKKKLFEVSVAGKSFEGREIFLLSVGSGKKKIFLWSQMHGDEPTATMALFDIFNFFSDTTHYKEVKEFILTNTKIYFMPMVNPDGAEVFKRRNALSIDLNRDANRLQTPEANILMSVFDSLKADFGFNLHDQNHRYSAGNSFKSAVISFLAPPINYEKEVDDVRLNAIKLIGSLFKMLSKYVPGHIAKYSDDYEPRAFGDTFQRKGTSTILVESGGWQNDPEKQFIRKLNFILLLSAMKQIAENSFQNIPTSVYESIPFNQEKIFDVVLRNLTLEKNGSKIKIDIGINFEEVLDSDNRTIYKKATIEDIGDLSVFFGYTDVDLNGYKILDAKTYNEKSFTIDELKKIDLTEFYKKGFVNFILKKAISKEWFEYPANLISNKKDEIKTKIEIGARPNFVLTKNGKIDYVVVNGFLQRVDENSAYKGNGLIKK comes from the coding sequence ATGTCACAAAATTATGACTTCGAGCAAAGTCTCTATTACAATTATGAATTTTTCAAAGAGCAATCTCTTCAAAACAGATTTTTCAAACATTCAGATATAGTTAAGCTTATATCAAATCTTCAAAAGAAAAAGTTGTTCGAAGTGAGTGTAGCGGGAAAATCTTTTGAAGGAAGAGAGATTTTTCTTCTGTCAGTTGGCAGCGGAAAGAAAAAAATTTTCCTTTGGTCTCAGATGCATGGTGATGAGCCAACTGCAACAATGGCATTGTTTGACATCTTTAATTTCTTTTCTGACACAACTCATTATAAGGAAGTAAAAGAATTTATCCTTACAAACACTAAAATTTATTTTATGCCAATGGTTAATCCGGATGGTGCAGAGGTTTTCAAAAGAAGGAATGCTCTTTCAATTGATCTTAACCGAGACGCAAACAGACTTCAAACTCCGGAAGCAAATATCCTTATGAGTGTTTTTGATTCTCTTAAAGCCGACTTCGGTTTTAATCTTCACGATCAGAATCATAGATACTCGGCAGGAAATTCCTTTAAATCTGCAGTAATATCTTTTTTGGCACCGCCAATAAACTATGAAAAGGAAGTTGATGATGTGAGATTAAATGCAATAAAGTTAATAGGTAGTTTGTTTAAGATGCTAAGTAAATATGTTCCCGGACATATTGCAAAATACTCCGACGATTATGAACCAAGAGCATTTGGTGATACATTTCAACGAAAAGGTACAAGTACAATTCTTGTTGAATCAGGTGGTTGGCAGAATGATCCTGAAAAACAATTTATTCGAAAACTTAATTTTATCTTACTACTTTCTGCTATGAAGCAAATTGCTGAAAATTCCTTCCAGAATATTCCGACATCAGTTTATGAATCAATCCCTTTCAATCAGGAAAAAATATTTGATGTGGTTTTAAGGAATCTTACATTAGAAAAAAATGGAAGCAAAATTAAAATTGACATCGGAATAAATTTTGAAGAAGTGCTTGACAGCGATAATAGAACTATTTATAAGAAAGCAACTATCGAAGATATCGGAGACTTATCTGTCTTTTTTGGTTACACTGATGTTGACCTTAATGGATATAAAATTCTCGATGCAAAAACTTATAATGAAAAATCTTTTACAATAGATGAATTGAAGAAAATTGATTTGACAGAATTCTATAAAAAGGGTTTTGTGAACTTTATTCTTAAAAAAGCGATTAGTAAAGAGTGGTTTGAATATCCAGCAAATCTTATTTCAAACAAAAAAGATGAAATAAAAACAAAAATTGAAATTGGTGCCAGACCAAACTTTGTTCTCACAAAAAATGGTAAAATAGATTATGTAGTTGTTAATGGATTTTTACAACGAGTTGATGAAAATTCAGCCTATAAAGGCAACGGACTTATTAAGAAATAG
- a CDS encoding sigma-70 family RNA polymerase sigma factor, producing MFFPFIFNFAIVVPDENQRQLYEDFEREAVPHMDALYNFALKMTGDSDEADDLVQETFLKAFRFFDKFEKGTNCKAWLFRIMKNTYINKYRKETKEPDKVDYEEVENFYENVKPSSTDSAHLEKDIYDNLLDDELSEAINSLPEDFKTVVILCDIEGFTYEEIADFIDVPVGTVRSRLHRARKMLFTKLQKYAAERGYISKDEK from the coding sequence ATGTTTTTCCCTTTTATATTCAATTTTGCAATAGTAGTGCCCGATGAAAATCAAAGGCAGCTTTATGAGGACTTTGAACGAGAAGCAGTTCCTCATATGGATGCTCTTTATAATTTTGCATTAAAGATGACCGGTGATAGTGACGAAGCTGATGACCTTGTCCAGGAAACCTTCTTAAAAGCTTTCAGATTCTTTGACAAATTTGAAAAAGGAACTAATTGTAAGGCCTGGTTGTTCCGCATAATGAAGAATACTTATATCAATAAGTATCGTAAGGAAACCAAAGAACCTGATAAAGTTGATTACGAAGAGGTTGAGAATTTTTATGAGAATGTCAAACCATCATCTACAGACAGCGCACACCTCGAGAAAGATATTTATGATAATCTTCTCGATGACGAACTTTCTGAAGCAATAAATTCGCTTCCCGAAGATTTTAAAACTGTGGTTATCCTATGTGACATTGAAGGTTTCACTTATGAAGAAATTGCTGACTTCATTGATGTTCCCGTTGGAACAGTAAGATCAAGGTTACATCGTGCAAGAAAAATGTTATTTACAAAATTACAAAAATACGCCGCTGAGCGTGGATACATTAGTAAAGATGAAAAATAG
- a CDS encoding universal stress protein, giving the protein MIKIKNILLPTDFSKTSLAAAEYAVNLALQYNAKIHLLHVLEKTPPILTIRTLDLSREKILESIESDANTQLQKTIEKIKKHGNVEIIPVLRKGLDYEEIINYSKEKKIDVIVIATHGRTGLLHTLLGSVAEKVIRYSKIPVLVITPHHK; this is encoded by the coding sequence ATGATTAAGATTAAAAATATTCTTTTACCGACTGATTTCAGTAAAACTTCATTAGCAGCAGCAGAGTATGCGGTTAATCTCGCATTGCAGTACAATGCAAAGATTCATCTTCTTCATGTGCTTGAAAAGACTCCGCCAATTTTAACAATCAGAACACTTGACCTTTCCAGAGAAAAAATCCTTGAATCAATAGAATCTGATGCAAATACTCAGCTACAGAAAACAATTGAGAAAATAAAAAAACACGGGAATGTTGAAATAATTCCCGTCCTCAGAAAAGGACTGGATTATGAGGAAATAATCAACTACTCCAAAGAAAAGAAAATTGATGTAATTGTGATTGCAACGCACGGAAGAACGGGATTATTACATACATTGTTAGGAAGCGTTGCAGAAAAAGTCATCAGATACTCCAAAATACCAGTTTTGGTCATAACTCCGCATCACAAATAG
- the rpsU gene encoding 30S ribosomal protein S21 — MVGIQIGENESIDKALRRFKKKYERSGVLKEFKKRTFYVKPSVKKRMEKLKAIRRAQRPVESM, encoded by the coding sequence TTGGTAGGGATTCAGATCGGTGAAAATGAATCCATCGATAAAGCTCTCAGAAGATTCAAGAAGAAATACGAAAGGTCCGGCGTTCTTAAAGAATTTAAGAAACGCACTTTCTATGTTAAGCCTTCTGTAAAGAAACGAATGGAAAAACTTAAAGCTATCAGAAGAGCTCAAAGACCTGTAGAGAGCATGTAA
- a CDS encoding TIGR00730 family Rossman fold protein, which translates to MAKIIKPPKAYQNPEFISSSDARVIRILAEYLEPQSRFKKHKILDTIVFFGSARLKSRKDALAELNKFKSMNPKAPGFAKELRHAQKMLEMSKYYEDAVELSRRLTEWSMNLETSANRFIICTGGGPGIMEAANKGAKKAGGYSIGLNISIPFEQFVNNYVTKELSFEFHYFFMRKFWFAYLSKALVVFPGGFGTMDEFFEILTLIQTEKIRKKLALVVYDEKYWKSVINFDMLIEHGVISETDLDLFYFCNDVDTTFKTITSHLEKYFMKEKETTLIEPKLNIK; encoded by the coding sequence ATGGCTAAAATTATTAAACCACCAAAAGCATATCAGAATCCGGAATTTATTTCCTCTTCTGATGCAAGAGTTATCAGAATTCTTGCGGAGTATCTTGAACCTCAGTCAAGATTCAAGAAACATAAAATCCTGGACACTATTGTGTTTTTCGGTTCAGCAAGGTTAAAATCAAGAAAAGATGCTTTAGCTGAATTGAATAAATTTAAATCAATGAATCCTAAAGCGCCGGGTTTTGCCAAAGAGTTAAGACACGCTCAGAAGATGCTTGAGATGTCGAAGTATTATGAAGATGCAGTGGAATTATCGAGACGATTAACCGAATGGTCAATGAATCTTGAAACATCAGCAAACAGATTTATAATTTGTACCGGCGGTGGACCAGGAATTATGGAAGCTGCAAATAAAGGTGCGAAGAAAGCAGGTGGTTATTCGATTGGTTTGAATATAAGCATTCCATTCGAACAGTTTGTGAATAATTATGTTACAAAAGAATTAAGCTTCGAATTTCATTACTTCTTTATGAGAAAATTTTGGTTTGCTTATCTTTCAAAAGCATTGGTAGTCTTTCCCGGCGGCTTTGGAACAATGGATGAATTCTTTGAGATATTAACTTTAATTCAAACCGAAAAAATCAGAAAGAAACTTGCATTGGTTGTCTATGATGAAAAGTATTGGAAGAGTGTAATAAATTTTGATATGCTGATAGAGCATGGTGTAATTAGTGAAACAGATTTGGATTTATTTTATTTCTGTAATGATGTTGATACAACTTTCAAAACAATAACTTCACATCTTGAAAAATATTTTATGAAAGAAAAAGAAACGACACTTATAGAACCAAAACTGAATATCAAGTAA
- a CDS encoding D-alanyl-D-alanine carboxypeptidase/D-alanyl-D-alanine-endopeptidase — protein sequence MIRIFIALILILINSAPNLLAGSKSKLDNQISNILSRIPLDTKTGILIYNPLTQDTIFSQNIFSPMIPASVTKIFTTATALSIMGKDYRLSTILFTDDPNIKDGSINGNLYLKGFGNSTLSTEDILHFIYKLKNLGVKEITGNIIGDDSYFDNIYFREDWIPDESANVKLPPISALVLDRNKTVVKRKRGRRTIYVTENFKNPPLNIAQQFKKLIEENDITVKGLAKAGITPNNVFEIAEASIAITDLISMINKHSDNFLAECLFKSVGAFYSGQQGNSFYSQQAIQEFIKENNIYSVNTEIVDGSGISRFDQVTVASVNGVLETMYFDLKNFESFYNSLSYAAIDGTLRNRLSDLPAGFSFRGKTGTLNSVIALTGYLMSDDKDELIVTIMFEFTRGSWNFYRDIQDEIIKVLAEWKKESSDY from the coding sequence ATGATTAGAATTTTTATCGCATTAATTTTAATATTAATTAATAGTGCACCAAATCTTTTAGCGGGTTCAAAAAGTAAATTAGATAATCAAATCTCGAATATTCTTTCAAGAATTCCTTTGGATACAAAAACCGGCATACTCATTTACAATCCTTTAACTCAGGATACAATCTTTTCTCAGAATATATTTTCACCAATGATACCAGCTTCAGTTACAAAAATATTTACGACCGCCACAGCTCTTTCGATAATGGGAAAAGATTACAGGTTATCTACCATTCTTTTTACTGATGACCCAAATATTAAAGACGGTTCAATAAACGGGAATCTTTATTTAAAAGGTTTTGGTAATTCAACTTTAAGCACGGAAGATATACTTCATTTTATCTATAAGTTAAAAAATCTTGGAGTAAAAGAAATAACTGGAAATATAATTGGCGATGATTCATACTTCGACAATATTTATTTCAGAGAAGATTGGATTCCCGACGAATCAGCAAATGTTAAACTGCCTCCCATTTCTGCATTAGTCTTAGATAGAAACAAAACCGTTGTAAAAAGAAAAAGAGGCAGAAGAACTATTTATGTTACAGAGAATTTCAAAAATCCACCACTTAACATTGCCCAACAATTTAAAAAGTTAATTGAAGAGAATGATATTACAGTAAAAGGTTTAGCAAAAGCCGGCATTACGCCGAATAATGTATTTGAAATTGCCGAAGCTTCAATCGCAATAACTGATTTGATTTCAATGATAAATAAACACAGTGATAATTTTCTGGCAGAATGTTTATTCAAATCTGTTGGTGCATTTTATTCCGGACAACAAGGAAACTCTTTTTATTCTCAGCAGGCAATACAAGAATTTATAAAGGAGAATAATATTTACTCAGTAAATACAGAAATTGTAGATGGTTCGGGTATATCAAGATTCGATCAGGTTACAGTTGCTTCGGTAAATGGGGTTTTGGAAACAATGTATTTTGACTTAAAAAATTTCGAGTCCTTTTATAATTCATTAAGTTACGCCGCCATAGATGGAACGCTGCGAAACCGACTTAGTGATTTACCCGCAGGATTCAGTTTTCGTGGTAAAACTGGAACACTCAATAGTGTAATTGCTTTAACAGGTTATTTAATGTCTGATGATAAAGATGAACTGATTGTAACAATTATGTTTGAGTTTACAAGAGGCAGTTGGAATTTTTATCGTGATATACAGGATGAGATTATTAAGGTACTTGCTGAATGGAAAAAAGAAAGCTCCGATTATTAA
- the secG gene encoding preprotein translocase subunit SecG — protein MYTLLVLLATIDAILLIIIVLLQASKGGGLAGTFGGAGNIGSMFGTRRTADFLSKSTWWLAGILAVLALAINLFFLPGQTTKEQRSVIQESGRTTVPQQPTLPQQMPQQQNNNK, from the coding sequence ATGTACACATTACTTGTATTGCTTGCAACAATTGACGCAATTTTGCTTATAATCATCGTTTTACTTCAGGCGAGTAAAGGCGGCGGTTTGGCTGGCACTTTCGGCGGTGCTGGTAACATCGGTTCTATGTTTGGCACAAGAAGAACAGCGGATTTCTTAAGCAAATCTACCTGGTGGCTTGCCGGTATTTTAGCTGTATTAGCTTTAGCAATTAACTTATTCTTTTTACCTGGTCAGACAACCAAAGAGCAGAGAAGTGTTATTCAGGAAAGCGGCAGAACCACTGTTCCGCAACAGCCAACACTTCCTCAGCAAATGCCTCAGCAGCAAAACAACAATAAGTAA
- the obgE gene encoding GTPase ObgE, with protein MFIDFAEIEVKAGDGGNGAVAFRREKYVPKGGPSGGNGGNGGSVYLLADENLSTLLDFRYKRKYIAGKGHPGGSSLKDGKNGEDVIIKVPVGTVVKDAETGKILFDLTENSQKVLLAKGGKGGKGNSNFATPTRRTPRFAEPGKPGEEKKIILELKLIADVGLVGFPNAGKSTLISTVSAARPKIADYPFTTLEPVLGIVQYKDFRSFTVADIPGIIEGAHQGKGLGLKFLRHIERTKILLFMIDITSDDYQRDFKTLYNELKKYSRKLVDKKILVSLSKADLVGENEIKNLKKLKFKGIEEPVIIFSAVSGYGINELLDKLWFAVNEG; from the coding sequence ATGTTCATTGATTTTGCCGAAATTGAAGTTAAAGCAGGCGATGGTGGGAATGGTGCAGTTGCTTTCAGAAGAGAAAAGTATGTTCCTAAAGGCGGGCCAAGCGGCGGGAATGGCGGCAATGGCGGTAGCGTTTATCTTTTAGCCGATGAAAATTTATCGACTCTTCTCGATTTCCGATATAAAAGAAAATATATTGCAGGTAAAGGTCATCCCGGTGGAAGCTCACTAAAAGATGGTAAGAATGGTGAAGATGTAATTATTAAAGTTCCTGTCGGAACAGTGGTTAAAGATGCAGAAACAGGAAAAATTCTTTTTGATTTAACTGAAAACAGTCAGAAAGTTCTGCTAGCAAAAGGCGGAAAGGGTGGAAAGGGTAATTCGAATTTTGCCACACCAACCAGAAGAACTCCACGTTTTGCTGAACCCGGAAAACCTGGTGAAGAAAAAAAAATAATTTTAGAATTAAAACTAATCGCAGATGTTGGATTGGTCGGCTTTCCAAATGCAGGAAAGTCAACTTTGATTTCTACTGTATCTGCAGCCCGTCCAAAAATAGCCGATTATCCTTTTACAACATTAGAACCTGTTCTTGGAATTGTTCAGTATAAAGATTTCAGAAGTTTTACAGTTGCAGATATTCCCGGAATTATTGAAGGCGCACATCAGGGTAAAGGTCTGGGTTTGAAATTTTTACGACACATTGAACGAACTAAAATTTTATTATTTATGATTGACATTACCTCTGATGATTATCAAAGGGATTTCAAAACACTTTATAACGAATTAAAAAAATACAGCCGGAAACTTGTTGATAAAAAAATTCTCGTTTCATTATCCAAAGCAGATTTAGTTGGGGAAAATGAAATTAAAAATTTAAAGAAATTGAAGTTCAAAGGCATAGAAGAGCCAGTAATAATTTTTTCTGCAGTAAGCGGTTATGGAATTAATGAATTACTCGACAAGTTATGGTTTGCGGTAAATGAAGGTTAG
- a CDS encoding succinate dehydrogenase/fumarate reductase iron-sulfur subunit, translating to MEAKKLNLKLKIWRQKNSNSVGSFVDYDVQVSPDASFLEMLDELNNRLEANNEEPIVFESDCREGICGTCGLVINGHPHGPLPKIATCQLHMRNFKDGETIWVEPFRAKAFPVIKDLMVDRSGFDKILQAGGYISVNTGGAPDANSIPVPKDAASEAFDAAACIGCGACVAACKNASAMLFVSAKISHLGLLPQGQPERYIRVQRMIKVMDELGFGSCTNTYACEAECPKGISVTNIARMNRDYVRAKFTSKMIEV from the coding sequence ATGGAAGCAAAGAAATTAAATCTTAAGCTTAAAATCTGGCGACAGAAAAACTCTAACTCCGTTGGAAGTTTTGTTGATTATGATGTACAGGTTTCACCTGATGCATCTTTTCTCGAAATGCTTGATGAGCTGAACAACCGTCTTGAAGCTAATAATGAAGAACCAATTGTTTTCGAAAGTGATTGTCGTGAAGGTATTTGCGGAACTTGCGGACTTGTAATTAACGGACATCCACACGGACCTTTACCGAAAATTGCAACCTGTCAGCTTCATATGAGAAACTTCAAAGACGGTGAGACAATTTGGGTAGAACCTTTCCGCGCAAAAGCTTTTCCGGTAATAAAAGATTTGATGGTTGATCGTTCCGGATTTGATAAAATTCTTCAGGCAGGTGGTTATATTTCTGTAAATACTGGTGGTGCACCAGATGCTAACTCAATTCCGGTTCCCAAAGATGCTGCTTCTGAAGCATTTGATGCTGCTGCATGCATTGGTTGCGGTGCTTGTGTTGCAGCCTGTAAAAATGCTTCGGCAATGCTTTTCGTATCTGCAAAAATATCTCACCTCGGACTTCTTCCTCAAGGTCAACCGGAACGTTATATCAGAGTTCAAAGAATGATTAAAGTTATGGACGAGCTTGGTTTCGGAAGTTGTACAAATACTTATGCCTGCGAAGCTGAATGTCCAAAAGGAATTTCAGTTACAAATATTGCAAGAATGAACAGAGATTATGTTCGCGCAAAGTTCACTTCAAAAATGATTGAAGTGTGA
- a CDS encoding fumarate reductase/succinate dehydrogenase flavoprotein subunit — MTKLESKVPAGHISEKWTNHKFNMKLVNPSNKRKYTIIVVGTGLAGASAAASFGELGYNVLAFTFHDSARRAHSIAAQGGINASKNYQNDGDSTFRLFYDTVKGGDFRAREANVYRLAEVSGNIIDQCVAQGVPFAREYGGLLDNRSFGGAQVSRTFYARGQTGQQLLLGAVSALNRQIDKGTVKLFTRREMLDVVIVDGQAKGIIVRNLITGEIEKYAAHAVVLATGGYSNVFFLSTNAMNCNATAIWRAHKKGAFFGNPCFTQIHPTCLPLHGESQSKLTLMSESLRNDGRVWVSKKKNDMRHPNDIPEEERDYYLERKYPSFGNLSPRDISSRAAKEVCDEGRGVHGGEAVYLDFRDAINRLGRKVIEERYGNLFEIYETITGENPYEVPMKIYPAPHYTMGGLWVDYNLMSTVPGLFVIGEANFSDHGANRLGASALMQGLADGYFVIPYTMGDYLASYKPAAVKTDHPEFEKAANEVKELTNKLLSIRGKRTVDDLHKQLGRIMWDKVGMARSEQGLKEAIQEIRQLREEFWKNVNIPGSGEDVNQTLERAGRLADYFELGELMAIDALHRNESCGGHFRVEYQYEDGEAKRDDENFSYVAAWEFKDVGKWELHKEPLVFEYVKPSVRSYK; from the coding sequence ATGACAAAGTTAGAATCAAAAGTTCCTGCCGGTCATATTTCTGAAAAATGGACTAATCACAAGTTTAATATGAAGCTTGTCAATCCGTCTAACAAAAGAAAATATACAATAATAGTTGTTGGAACTGGATTAGCCGGTGCATCTGCTGCTGCAAGCTTCGGTGAACTTGGTTATAATGTACTTGCTTTTACTTTTCACGATAGCGCCAGAAGAGCGCACTCCATTGCTGCTCAGGGAGGAATAAACGCTTCCAAAAATTATCAAAATGATGGAGACTCTACTTTCAGATTGTTCTATGATACAGTGAAAGGCGGTGACTTCAGAGCCAGGGAAGCAAATGTTTATCGTCTTGCTGAAGTAAGCGGAAATATCATTGATCAATGTGTTGCCCAGGGAGTTCCTTTTGCAAGGGAATATGGAGGATTGTTGGACAACCGCTCTTTCGGTGGTGCACAGGTCTCAAGAACTTTTTATGCAAGAGGTCAAACAGGTCAGCAGCTTTTGCTCGGTGCGGTTTCAGCATTGAACAGACAAATTGATAAAGGCACAGTGAAATTATTTACAAGAAGGGAAATGCTTGATGTTGTTATTGTTGATGGTCAGGCAAAAGGAATAATTGTAAGAAATTTGATTACTGGTGAAATTGAAAAATATGCGGCACACGCAGTCGTTCTTGCTACAGGTGGTTATTCGAATGTTTTCTTCCTTTCTACCAATGCAATGAATTGTAATGCTACTGCAATTTGGCGCGCCCACAAAAAAGGTGCTTTCTTCGGAAATCCTTGCTTTACTCAGATTCATCCTACTTGTTTACCTTTACACGGTGAGTCGCAGTCAAAGCTTACCTTGATGAGCGAATCTCTTCGTAACGATGGAAGAGTTTGGGTTTCTAAAAAGAAAAACGATATGCGCCATCCGAATGATATTCCTGAAGAAGAAAGAGATTATTATCTTGAAAGAAAATATCCTTCGTTTGGAAATCTTTCACCAAGAGATATTTCATCCAGAGCCGCAAAAGAAGTTTGTGATGAAGGGCGTGGTGTTCACGGAGGTGAAGCTGTTTATCTTGATTTCAGGGATGCAATAAATCGCCTTGGAAGAAAAGTAATTGAAGAAAGATATGGAAATCTTTTTGAAATTTATGAAACGATAACCGGTGAAAATCCTTACGAAGTTCCGATGAAAATTTATCCTGCACCTCATTACACTATGGGTGGACTTTGGGTCGATTACAATTTAATGAGTACGGTTCCGGGATTGTTTGTAATCGGTGAAGCAAACTTCTCAGATCACGGTGCAAATCGACTTGGCGCTTCAGCTTTGATGCAAGGTTTGGCTGATGGATATTTTGTTATTCCATATACAATGGGTGATTATCTTGCAAGTTACAAACCAGCAGCTGTTAAAACTGATCATCCTGAATTTGAAAAAGCTGCTAACGAAGTTAAAGAACTAACAAACAAACTTCTTTCCATCAGAGGAAAAAGAACCGTTGATGATTTACACAAACAACTTGGCAGAATAATGTGGGACAAAGTCGGAATGGCGAGAAGTGAACAAGGATTGAAAGAAGCAATTCAGGAAATTAGGCAGCTTAGAGAAGAATTCTGGAAAAATGTTAATATTCCGGGAAGCGGCGAAGATGTAAATCAGACTCTTGAACGCGCCGGAAGGTTAGCGGATTATTTTGAACTCGGTGAACTTATGGCAATTGATGCATTGCACAGAAACGAATCCTGTGGCGGACATTTCAGAGTTGAATATCAGTATGAAGATGGAGAAGCAAAACGCGATGATGAAAACTTCTCCTATGTTGCTGCGTGGGAATTTAAAGATGTAGGCAAGTGGGAACTTCACAAAGAACCACTCGTCTTTGAATATGTGAAACCATCTGTAAGGAGTTACAAATAA
- a CDS encoding succinate dehydrogenase cytochrome b subunit, whose amino-acid sequence MGWFTTFVNSSLGKKFIMAITGSFLIIFLIIHLIGNITLYFGPDAFNGYVKTLDVIKPLIRVIELVLLSAFVFHIFNGVRLWWENKKARPVTYKVNGSPENTTLFSRTMFVSGSIIFIFLVLHLGTFFWRFNVHDPQQLADSHQYYDIVVGFFQIWWYVLLYIVAMVLLGFHLNHGFQSAFQTFGWNHKKYTPLIKKIGTAYAIIMAVGFASMPIYFFFFYGGNQ is encoded by the coding sequence ATGGGCTGGTTTACAACATTTGTTAACTCCTCGCTCGGTAAAAAATTTATTATGGCAATAACGGGGAGTTTTCTGATCATATTTCTTATTATTCATTTAATAGGAAACATTACACTTTATTTTGGTCCTGATGCATTCAATGGTTATGTAAAAACCCTTGATGTCATCAAACCATTAATTCGAGTAATAGAACTTGTACTTCTTTCAGCATTTGTTTTTCATATTTTTAATGGTGTAAGACTTTGGTGGGAAAATAAAAAAGCCCGACCGGTTACTTATAAAGTGAATGGTTCGCCGGAAAACACAACTCTTTTTTCGAGAACTATGTTTGTTTCCGGTTCAATCATTTTCATCTTTCTCGTTCTGCATCTTGGTACATTCTTTTGGCGTTTTAATGTACACGACCCACAGCAGTTAGCTGATTCACATCAATACTATGATATTGTGGTTGGATTTTTTCAGATATGGTGGTATGTATTGTTGTATATTGTTGCAATGGTTTTACTAGGATTTCATCTTAATCACGGATTTCAGAGTGCTTTTCAGACATTCGGATGGAATCACAAAAAATATACTCCTCTTATCAAAAAAATCGGAACTGCTTATGCAATCATTATGGCAGTTGGTTTTGCTTCAATGCCGATTTACTTTTTCTTTTTCTACGGAGGTAATCAATGA